In Aspergillus nidulans FGSC A4 chromosome IV, a single window of DNA contains:
- a CDS encoding protein agdD (transcript_id=CADANIAT00000604) produces the protein MKFTEGMWLLREGIRIDWMSNVERLNVDKDTVNLLLNKFQRHRGDTLNSSTVSARVTSPLEGIIGVKLVHWAGGLDNGPHYELNTSAGHTEITHEKGKNLKYTSGRLELDINIAPNELAFTFTTGADGQDKRKKLTGHSFRSIGYVGDSTTPKSQLSDGIFYERQGYTLAELDLSVGEKLYGLGERFGPFVKNGQSVNIWNEDGGTSSELAYKNIPFYISSNGYGVFVNHPGKVSLELQSERTTRVNVSVEGEELEYFVIEGKNPKEILKRWTDLTGKPALVPAWSYGLWLTTSFTTNYSERTVTGFLDGFKDRNLPLSVFHFDCFWMKSYQWCDFEFDADMFPDAAGYLARLKERGLKLSIWINPYVGQASPLFEIGKREGYFIKRIDGSVWQWDLWQAGMAVVDFTNPAACSWYTGHLKRLMDLGIDTFKTDFAERIPFKNITYHDGSDPARMHNYYALLYNKVVYETMTSISGKSNSLLFARSTSVGGQKYPVHWGGDCESTYEAMAESLRGGLSLGLAGYIFWASDIGGFEGTPPPALYKRWVQFGLLSSHSRLHGSSSFRVPWIYGEDCSDVLRDCVKRKISLTPYLLAEALNGHRSGTPLMRPMFMEFPEDLNTYPLDTQYMFGSNLLVAPVFSDEGIVTFYVPRTPEEEGRKQWISWFDHGKKYEGGRWYTETHGFDTLPILIRPGSVTPINYKLEKPEGNPLDGLEILVNGSIDKEVEIEIVDPETTHKVLKVMTVSERETENGVEVIARLDGVDGNENSVKVNWVGHGVTK, from the exons ATGAAGTTCACGGAGGGCATGTGGCTCCTGCGG GAGGGCATCCGGATCGATTGGATGAGCAACGTCGAGCGATTGAATGTGGATAAGGACACTGTGAATCTGCTGCTCAATAAGTTCCAGCGACACCGTGGAGATACGCTTAATTCAT CTACTGTCTCCGCACGAGTTACTTCTCCCTTAGAGGGTATTATTGGTGTTAAGCTTGTCCATTG GGCCGGCGGCCTAGACAACGGACCACATTACGAACTCAACACCTCCGCGGGCCATACCGAGATCACGCACGAGAAGGGCAAAAATTTAAAGTATACCAGCGGACGATTGGAATTGGACATCAACATAGCTCCCAACGAACTagccttcaccttcaccactGGCGCAGATGGCCAGgacaagagaaagaaactTACAGGCCACTCCTTCCGCTCAATCGGATACGTCGGCGATTCCACAACCCCGAAGTCCCAGCTTAGTGACGGTATCTTCTACGAGCGACAAGGGTACACCCTTGCGGAACTTGATCTGAGCGTTGGCGAAAAGCTCTATGGTCTAGGCGAACGATTTGGTCCTTTCGTGAAAAACGGCCAGAGCGTGAATATATGGAACGAGGACGGCGGAACATCTTCTGAGCTCGCGTACAAGAATATTCCGTTTTATATCAGCTCGAACGGGTATGGAGTCTTTGTCAATCATCCTGGCAAGGTCAGTCTTGAGTTGCAGTCTGAGCGCACAACGAGGGTGAACGTTTCGGTTGAGGGGGAGGAGCTAGAGTATTTTGTTATTGAAGGGAAGAACCCGAAGGAAATCTTGAAGCGGTGGACCGACCTTACAGGAAAGCCGGCGCTCGTCCCCGCGTGGAGTTATGGGTTATGGCTTACCACAA GCTTCACAACAAACTACTCCGAGCGAACCGTCACCGGCTTCCTAGACGGCTTCAAGGACCGGAATCTGCCGCTCAGCGTCTTTCATTTTGACTGCTTCTGGATGAAGTCCTACCAATGGTGCGACTTCGAGTTTGACGCCGATATGTTCCCCGATGCGGCCGGGTACCTAGCGCGTTTGAAAGAGCGCGGTCTGAAACTCAGTATCTGGATTAATCCGTATGTCGGACAGGCGTCGCCGCTGTTTGAGATTGGAAAGAGGGAGGGGTATTTTATTAAG CGCATCGACGGCTCAGTCTGGCAATGGGATCTTTGGCAAGCTGGAATGGCTGTCGTTGACTTCACAAACCCGGCCGCATGTTCCTGGTACACCGGTCACCTGAAGCGCCTAATGGATCTCGGAATTGATACCTTCAAAACCGACTTCGCAGAGCGCATTCCATTCAAGAACATCACGTACCACGATGGCTCTGATCCCGCCCGCATGCACAACTACTATGCACTTCTATACAACAAAGTCGTCTATGAGACCATGACGTCCATCTCCGGCAAATCCAACAGCCTTCTCTTCGCACGGTCTACCTCCGTCGGTGGGCAGAAATACCCCGTTCATTGGGGTGGAGACTGCGAATCCACTTACGAAGCCATGGCCGAGTCCCTTCGTGGTGGGCTTTCTCTGGGACTAGCGGGGTATATATTCTGGGCATCGGATATCGGTGGGTTTGAGGGGACGCCCCCGCCAGCGCTATATAAGCGGTGGGTACAGTTCGGGCTTTTGTCTTCCCACTCACGTCTCCACGGTAGCTCATCATTTCGTGTTCCCTGGATTTATGGGGAAGACTGCTCGGATGTGCTGCGGGACTGCGTGAAGCGCAAAATCAGCTTGACGCCATATCTCCTTGCTGAAGCGTTGAACGGACATAGATCCGGAACACCGCTAATGAGGCCCATGTTCATGGAATTCCCGGAAGATCTGAACACGTACCCGCTTGACACGCAGTATATGTTTGGCTCGAATTTACTGGTTGCGCCAGTGTTTTCGGACGAGGGAATCGTTACGTTTTATGTTCCAAGAAcgccggaggaggaaggaagaaagcaGTGGATCTCCTGGTTCGACCACGGCAAGAAATACGAAGGTGGACGGTGGTATACAGAGACACACGGTTTCGATACCCTGCCAATCCTCATTCGTCCTGGCTCTGTGACGCCCATTAACTACAAGCTTGAGAAGCCGGAGGGAAATCCGTTGGATGGGCTGGAGATCTTGGTGAATGGATCTATCGATAAGGAGGTGGAAATTGAGATTGTGGATCCCGAGACAACGCATAAGGTTTTGAAGGTTATGACTGTTTCGgagagagagacagagaACGGAGTTGAAGTGATTGCAAGACTTGATGGGGTTGATGGTAATGAGAACAGCGTGAAAGTAAATTGGGTTGGGCATGGAGTAACTAAGTGA